One window from the genome of Brachionichthys hirsutus isolate HB-005 chromosome 19, CSIRO-AGI_Bhir_v1, whole genome shotgun sequence encodes:
- the il11ra gene encoding interleukin-11 receptor subunit alpha, which produces MPGLLCSPLCLTVIWFLSWLLHHGCAQIQTDEVPGMQYGRLESNVTLVCGKSKTGIPVIWHVNHSSALPRHKVTSDGNVVLLNANHSAQGNYSCYNSQGLLLHSVTLRLGYPPGLLTISCQVPNHTHVRCSWLDSVQTFLPAQYNASFRGTGQEWRPCIMDVTRKLCDVYQPAFWQTIHTLRVTETNGLGSQATSVRFRLNDLLKPDPPESVTVKPVEGYSKKLIVSWSFPSSWPLHNAFPLMFHIRYRPLGSIYWSEIYSEESPVEIFDALEDHLHQVQVQAQDEVNSDSQWSDWSPVRLIRPWQATPTPVPTEDLLQEEYLFPLYTKPETSTAKPHTPALEEEDNLGWVILLVLLSVVILTTVLSLILVVWVRQKRRNHVTIHELASMVKMKSMPI; this is translated from the exons aTGCCAGGCCTTTTATGCAGTCCTTTATGTCTGACAGTCATCTGGTTTTTATCTTGGTTGCTGCACCATGGCTGTGCTCAGATTCAGACTGATGAAG TGCCAGGCATGCAGTATGGGCGTTTGGAGTCAAATGTGACACTGGTATGCGGGAAGTCGAAAACCGG GATACCTGTCATATGGCATGTCAACCACAGCTCGGCTTTACCACGGCACAAAGTGACATCAGATGGAAATGTGGTCCTACTGAATGCCAACCATTCGGCGCAGGGCAACTACAGCTGCTATAATAGTCAAgggctcctcctccactccgTGACACTCAGGCTGGGCT ATCCCCCTGGGCTGCTGACTATTTCCTGTCAAGTGCCCAATCATACGCATGTTCGCTGCTCCTGGTTGGACTCAGTTCAGACATTCCTGCCAGCCCAGTACAATGCCTCCTTCAG GGGGACTGGCCAGGAGTGGAGGCCGTGCATCATGGATGTTACCCGCAAGCTTTGTGATGTATATCAGCCCGCCTTCTGGCAGACCATCCATACACTGAGAGTCACAGAGACCAACGGCCTGGGGTCTCAGGCAACATCTGTCCGGTTTCGGCTAAACGATCTCT TGAAACCAGACCCTCCAGAGTCTGTGACGGTGAAGCCGGTAGAGGGCTACTCAAAGAAGCTGATCGTCTCATGGAGCTTTCCGTCTTCCTGGCCACTGCACAATGCTTTCCCCCTTATGTTTCATATCAGATACAGGCCACTGGGCTCTATATACTGGTCTGAG ATATACTCTGAGGAGAGTCCAGTCGAGATTTTTGATGCCCTGGAAGACCACCTCCACCAAGTTCAGGTTCAAGCCCAAGATGAGGTGAACTCTGACAGCCAGTGGAGTGACTGGAGTCCCGTGCGTCTTATCAGGCCATGGCAAG CCACCCCCACCCCTGTACCTACGGAGGACCTGCTGCAAGAGGAATATCTCTTTCCTTTGTACACAAAACCTGAAACCTCCACTGCAAAGCCACACA CTCCtgcactggaggaggaagataATTTGGGTTGGGTGATTTTGCTGGTGTTGTTGTCCGTGGTCATCCTTACCACCGTCCTTTCCCTAATCCTTGTCGTGTG GGTAAGACAGAAACGGCGTAATCATGTGACCATACACGAACTCGCCTCTATGGTCAAGATGAAGTCCATGCCAATCTAA
- the tmem267 gene encoding transmembrane protein 267 → MQGYYSKLDSSPSSSPPLGAAVGRDGAPVPLSLAVEAEKAQALLQTFSSASLLASAGLGMFCVGADHALQLSVIQSHLWLRAALDNATHGLVGLWSWAVVIGLRKRSDLYEVLLAGLLASLIDLDHFYMAGSLSLKAAVSLPQRPPLHCSSLIPILCVSLRFLMWIGRLKDAWCSLPWMLFISMATHHVRDAVRHGLWVCPFGNTAPLPYWLYVSTTATLPHLCSVLMYLTGTRDVISTKHGVAIDV, encoded by the exons ATGCAAGGATACTACTCCAAGCTtgactcctccccttcctcttcgCCGCCACTGGGGGCAGCTGTTGGGCGAGATGGCGCCCCCGTACCCCTCAGCCTGGCCGTGGAGGCGGAGAAAGCGCAGGCCCTCCTGCAGACGTTCAGCTCCGCCTCTCTGCTGGCGTCGGCGGGACTCGGGATGTTCTGCGTGGGAGCGGACCACGCCCTCCAGCTGTCCGTCATCCAGAGCCATTTGTGGCTGCGCGCCGCCTTGGACAACGCCACGCACGGCCTGGTGGGGTTGTGGTCGTGGGCGGTCGTCATCgggttgaggaagaggagcgatcTGTACGAGGTGCTGCTGGCTGGACTTCTGGCGTCACTGATTGACTTGGACCACTTCTACATGGCTGGGTCCCTGTCCCTCAAG gcTGCTGTCTCGCTCCCCCAGCGTCCTCCTCTCCACTGCTCCTCCCTCATCCCCATCCTCTGCGTTTCCCTCCGCTTCCTCATGTGGATCGGACGCCTCAAAGACGCCTGGTGCTCCTTGCCGTGGATGCTTTTCATTTCGATGGCGACCCACCACGTCCGGGACGCCGTGCGCCACGGCCTGTGGGTGTGCCCGTTCGGCAACACGGCGCCGCTGCCCTACTGGCTCTACGTCAGCACCACAGCCACCCTTCCTCACCTGTGCTCGGTGCTCATGTATCTCACTGGGACCAGGGATGTGATCTCGACGAAACACGGAGTGGCCATCGACGTTTAG